In the genome of Anabas testudineus chromosome 4, fAnaTes1.2, whole genome shotgun sequence, one region contains:
- the LOC113152879 gene encoding regulator of G-protein signaling 21-like isoform X1 — MRDFAAKTLRVCQVVKEKSECVAESIFPQQLATTKHTPVLFGNRNMLAPVDVLAWGVSIDHLLECRSGRLVFEDFLRTEYSEENLLFWLACEKYKKIASKTEMMGAAKQIYTEFVQVDAPRQINIDCVTREEITKNLSQPGPNCFDRAQRLIYGLMENDCYPRFLKSEIYQALLEQR, encoded by the exons ATGAGGGACTTTGCAGCCAAAACGCTGAG GGTATGTCAGGTAGTGAAAGAGAAGTCTGAGTGTGTTGCTGAGTCCATATTCCCACAACAACTTGCAACTACGAAACATACTCCAGTCTTGTTTGgcaacagaaacatgtt GGCTCCTGTTGATGTTTTGGCTTGGGGAGTGTCAATTGACCATCTTCTGGAGTGCAGAT CAGGCAGGTTGGTGTTTGAAGACTTCTTGAGGACAGAATACAGTGAGGAAAACCTTCTATTTTGGCTGGCCTGCGAGAAATACAAGAAAATTGCCAGTAAGACGGAAATGATGGGTGCCGCCAAACAGATCTACACAGAGTTTGTCCAAGTTGATGCACCGAGACAG ATAAACATAGACTGTGTGACGAGAGAAGAAATCACTAAAAATCTCTCTCAGCCGGGGCCAAATTGCTTCGACAGGGCGCAGAGACTGATATATGGCCTGATGGAAAACGACTGCTATCCACGATTTTTGAAATCAGAAATCTACCAAGCTCTCCTGGAACAACGATGA
- the LOC113152879 gene encoding regulator of G-protein signaling 21-like isoform X2 has translation MRDFAAKTLRVCQVVKEKSECVAESIFPQQLATTKHTPVLFGNRNMLAPVDVLAWGVSIDHLLECRCRLVFEDFLRTEYSEENLLFWLACEKYKKIASKTEMMGAAKQIYTEFVQVDAPRQINIDCVTREEITKNLSQPGPNCFDRAQRLIYGLMENDCYPRFLKSEIYQALLEQR, from the exons ATGAGGGACTTTGCAGCCAAAACGCTGAG GGTATGTCAGGTAGTGAAAGAGAAGTCTGAGTGTGTTGCTGAGTCCATATTCCCACAACAACTTGCAACTACGAAACATACTCCAGTCTTGTTTGgcaacagaaacatgtt GGCTCCTGTTGATGTTTTGGCTTGGGGAGTGTCAATTGACCATCTTCTGGAGTGCAGAT GCAGGTTGGTGTTTGAAGACTTCTTGAGGACAGAATACAGTGAGGAAAACCTTCTATTTTGGCTGGCCTGCGAGAAATACAAGAAAATTGCCAGTAAGACGGAAATGATGGGTGCCGCCAAACAGATCTACACAGAGTTTGTCCAAGTTGATGCACCGAGACAG ATAAACATAGACTGTGTGACGAGAGAAGAAATCACTAAAAATCTCTCTCAGCCGGGGCCAAATTGCTTCGACAGGGCGCAGAGACTGATATATGGCCTGATGGAAAACGACTGCTATCCACGATTTTTGAAATCAGAAATCTACCAAGCTCTCCTGGAACAACGATGA
- the LOC113152868 gene encoding regulator of G-protein signaling 21-like isoform X1, whose product MPSLIVEPLNTQHFIMDRDDRKRNKNIGKNFMCRLQCMFSHSSSSESRLSLEDTQQWSQSLERLLESKYGLATFRNFLKSEYSDENIEFWLTCEDYKKIKSSFRMSSKAKKIYEQFIKAESPKEINIDYHTREQIKRNVKTPTMHCFDDAQKIVYGLMERDSYPRFLRSDIYRTLLENLAADATKG is encoded by the exons ATGCCCAGCCTAATCGTCGAACCACTCAACACACAGCACTTCATCATGGACAGAgatgacaggaagagaaacaagaacat TGGAAAGAACTTCATGTGCCGACTCCAGTGTATGTTCTCACACTCATCAAGCTCTGAGAG CAGGCTAAGTTTAGAAGATACCCAACAATGGTCACAGTCACTGGAACGGCTTCTGGAGTCTAAAT ATGGACTGGCTACCTTTCGCAACTTTCTCAAATCTGAGTACAGCGATGAGAATATTGAATTCTGGCTCACCTGTGAGGATTACAAGAAGATCAAGTCTTCATTCAGAATGTCCTCAAAAGCAAAGAAGATATATGAGCAGTTCATCAAAGCAGAATCTCCTAAAGAG ATCAACATTGACTATCACACCCGAGAACAGATCAAAAGGAACGTCAAGACTCCCACCATGCACTGCTTTGACGATGCTCAGAAGATAGTTTACGGGCTGATGGAAAGAGACTCGTACCCGCGGTTCCTCCGCTCGGACATTTATAGAACTCTCCTGGAAAACCTTGCTGCTGACGCCACGAAGGGATGA
- the LOC113152868 gene encoding regulator of G-protein signaling 21-like isoform X2 gives MPSLIVEPLNTQHFIMDRDDRKRNKNIGKNFMCRLQCMFSHSSSSERLSLEDTQQWSQSLERLLESKYGLATFRNFLKSEYSDENIEFWLTCEDYKKIKSSFRMSSKAKKIYEQFIKAESPKEINIDYHTREQIKRNVKTPTMHCFDDAQKIVYGLMERDSYPRFLRSDIYRTLLENLAADATKG, from the exons ATGCCCAGCCTAATCGTCGAACCACTCAACACACAGCACTTCATCATGGACAGAgatgacaggaagagaaacaagaacat TGGAAAGAACTTCATGTGCCGACTCCAGTGTATGTTCTCACACTCATCAAGCTCTGAGAG GCTAAGTTTAGAAGATACCCAACAATGGTCACAGTCACTGGAACGGCTTCTGGAGTCTAAAT ATGGACTGGCTACCTTTCGCAACTTTCTCAAATCTGAGTACAGCGATGAGAATATTGAATTCTGGCTCACCTGTGAGGATTACAAGAAGATCAAGTCTTCATTCAGAATGTCCTCAAAAGCAAAGAAGATATATGAGCAGTTCATCAAAGCAGAATCTCCTAAAGAG ATCAACATTGACTATCACACCCGAGAACAGATCAAAAGGAACGTCAAGACTCCCACCATGCACTGCTTTGACGATGCTCAGAAGATAGTTTACGGGCTGATGGAAAGAGACTCGTACCCGCGGTTCCTCCGCTCGGACATTTATAGAACTCTCCTGGAAAACCTTGCTGCTGACGCCACGAAGGGATGA
- the LOC113152962 gene encoding regulator of G-protein signaling 21-like — MPKHLFSKIRFYEIRDLMQNVKQPRRVDIVHHSKRHKKDFQGLMVEKINDMSSPTKPRSQTDHELHLTLNKLLKKKKYLAAFRTFLQSEYSDENIEFWLACEDFRSTTSPDKLRWKAEAIYKEFIQPTARREINVDCQIREKIKKSLEKPSPSCFDEAQRHVYLLMESDSCPRFLQSDAYLSLKHKSRTLWYV, encoded by the exons atgccaaaacatttgttttcaaagaTTCGGTTTTATGAAATTAGGGATCTGATGCAAAATGTGAAGCAGCCCAGAAG GGTTGATATTGTTCATCattcaaagagacacaagaaAGACTTCCAGGGACTCAtggtagaaaaaataaatgatatgtCATCTCCTACAAAACCCAG GTCGCAGACTGATCATGAGCTCCATCTGACCCTGAACaaattgttaaagaaaaaaa AATATTTAGCAGCATTCCGCACTTTTCTGCAATCTGAGTACAGTGATGAAAACATTGAGTTCTGGCTCGCATGTGAAGACTTTAGGTCGACCACCTCACCGGATAAACTTCGCTGGAAAGCAGAGGCGATCTACAAGGAGTTCATCCAGCCTACAGCTCGCAGAGAG aTTAATGTTGACTGTCAAATTAGAGAGAAGATAAAGAAGTCTTTGGAGAAACCAAGCCCCTCCTGCTTCGATGAGGCCCAGAGACATGTTTACCTGCTGATGGAAAGCGACTCTTGCCCCAGGTTTCTGCAGTCAGATGCCTACCTGAGCCTAAAGCACAAATCCAGAACTCTGTGGTACGTTTAG